The Brassica napus cultivar Da-Ae chromosome C7, Da-Ae, whole genome shotgun sequence genome has a segment encoding these proteins:
- the LOC111212305 gene encoding uncharacterized protein LOC111212305 isoform X5 has translation MSSSSKASLGGGGRKGNNDIPSGCRKIVESLKEIVNSPEAEIYAMLKECNMDPNEAVHRLLSQDPFHEVKSKKEKKKESQTRDIPDSRLRGANNAYNRGGRGASNRYAGRNGSSHFSSTGSGNFQGKSTDKKESGTQGYTSSWPSASGVANHHQTPHSDSVVTENKLPSAPSGDGVSSSQSASGHQTAWFGAPGKMSMADIVKMGRPQSKTTNSQQNVNMRSEINHEQEVNANHQVPVKDEWPSIEKPPAPSTSSVSVAPAESEICSGPADFQSDQHLSHRLGDIRLAENGPSENLGGEHDSVAGRNVQEDESGVSSEFNGNQYTYQTHSHRVEHHKDEDEVSSGSAELQQLTVDDQEASHEEDRPAVLIPNHLLIHTKECSQLSFGSFGSMTLSNNAEETPAVGQQVEHSDARNTEFYGDEQLGSRANGNMGHAPAAGSYDDSLESRPEVLKQENSETAQENQYAFAQSEPGYGKQQQLNTAYDDASQTNAQNQMQNLASLSNVMGYPHSVPNNLLAQNARELDFQYAIAQSMQSRNNNNASPLGGQSIPMPEALRGSGVPATQPSQQTLPGGNMATGPALPPQQLPMHPYSQPTMPLAHFANMLGYPLMPQNYPYMPSAFPQTFAGNSLYQQQLAALLPQYKTNLSPSNLPHSATALNVGSAGNFPLNQHSTPPGTTMGYEDVLSSQYKESSHLLALQQQQQQNENSAMWHHGHGSRTMSGVPANTYYNLQAQQQLQQAQQAAGGYRQAQQQQHYGSQGYPNYYQSQTEMSVDRQQQNPRDGAGAQAGSQPSNQTQQLWQNSY, from the exons ATGAGCAGCAGCAGCAAGGCCAGCCTCGGCGGCGGAGGGAGAAAAGGCAATAATGATATTCCGTCTGGGTGTAGAAAAATAGTAGAGAGCTTGAAGGAGATTGTAAACTCCCCTGAGGCTGAGATCTACGCTATGCTCAAAGAGTGTAATATGGATCCTAACGAAGCCGTTCATCGCCTCCTCTCTCAAG ATCCTTTTCACGAGGTAAAgagcaaaaaagaaaagaagaaagag AGTCAGACAAGGGATATACCGGATTCCCGGCTGCGTGGTGCTAATAACGCATACAACCGTGGTGGTAGAGGTGCTTCTAACCGTTATGCTGGACGAAATGGATCTAGCCATTTCAGCTCTACTG GTTCTGGAAACTTCCAGGGAAAATCTACAGACAAGAAAGAGAGTGGAACCCAAGGTTACACAAGTTCTTGGCCTTCTGCCTCTGGAGTGGCAAACCACCATCAGACACCCCACAG TGATTCTGTTGTCACAGAAAACAAATTACCATCTGCTCCCTCGGGCGATGGAGTATCATCATCACAGTCTGCTTCTGGACATCAAACTGCTTGGTTCGGAGCTCCAGGAAAGATGTCTATGGCTGACATTGTGAAGATGGGTAGACCACAGAGCAAGACAACAAACTCACAGCAAAATGTCAATATGCGTTCTGAGATTAACCACGAGCAAGAAGTTAATGCAAATCACCAGGTCCCTGTCAAAGACGAATGGCCATCGATTGAAAAGCCACCGGCTCCTAGTACATCTTCTGTATCGGTAGCACCAGCAGAGTCAGAGATATGCAGTGGTCCAGCTGATTTCCAATCCGATCAGCATCTGAGTCACCGGTTAGGAGATATACGTTTAGCAGAAAATGGCCCTTCTGAGAATCTTGGAGGCGAACATGACTCGGTTGCTGGTAGAAATGTCCAAGAAGATGAGTCTGGAGTTTCGTCTGAATTTAATGGtaatcagtatacatatcagacGCATAGCCATCGTGTAGAGCACCACAAAG ATGAAGATGAGGTTTCATCTGGTTCGGCCGAGTTGCAACAACTAACCGTAGATGATCAAGAAGCCTCGCATGAAGAGGATAGACCTGCTGTTCTCATTCCAAATCATTTACTGATCCATACAAAAGAATGCTCCCAATTAAGTTTTGGAAGTTTTGGATCAATGACTTTGAGCAACAACGCAGAAGAGACTCCTGCTGTAGGTCAACAGGTCGAACATTCAGATGCTAG AAATACTGAGTTCTATGGAGATGAACAACTTGGAAGTAGAGCCAATGGAAATATGGGCCACGCACCTGCCGCTGGAAGTTATGATGATTCTTTGGAATCTAGGCCGGAGGTTCTGAAACAAGAAAACTCCGAGACTGCTCAGGAGAACCAGTACGCATTTGCTCAATCTGAGCCAGGGTATGGTAAGCAGCAGCAGCTGAATACTGCATATGATGATGCCTCACAGACAAATGCACAGAATCAGATGCAGAATCTTGCTTCATTATCGAATGTGATG GGGTATCCACACTCAGTTCCCAACAATTTATTGGCACAAAATGCGAGGGAGCTTGATTTCCAATATGCTATTGCACAGTCTATGCAGTCAAGAAACAACAACAATGCTTCACCACTTGGTGGCCAAAGCATTCCCATGCCAGAG GCGCTCCGTGGCAGTGGAGTTCCGGCAACGCAGCCAAGTCAGCAAACCTTACCCGGTGGTAACATGGCAACTGGACCAGCTCTTCCTCCTCAACAGCTTCCAATGCATCCTTACTCTCAACCCACAATGCCGCTAGCACACTTTGCAAACATGCTTGGTTATCCTCTAATGCCTCAGAACTATCCATACATGCCATCAGCTTTCCCTCAAACTTTTGCTGGGAACAGCTTATACCAGCAGCAACTAGCTGCATTGCTTCCCCAGTACAAGACCAATCTCTCTCCCAGTAATTTGCCTCACTCTGCAACAGCTCTTAATGTTGGATCCGCTGGAAACTTCCCTCTTAACCAACACTCTACTCCTCCCGGTACAACGATGGGTTATGAAGATGTTCTTAGTTCTCAGTACAAAGAGAGTAGTCATCTCTTAGCACTTCAGCAGCAACAGCAGCAG AACGAAAACTCGGCAATGTGGCATCACGGTCATGGCTCTCGAACCATGTCTGGTGTTCCGGCTAACACATACTACAACCTCCAAGCacaacaacaactacaacaGGCTCAGCAAGCAGCAGGAGGGTATCGTCAAGCTCAGCAGCAACAGCATTATGGATCTCAGGGCTACCCTAATTACTATCAGTCCCAAACAGAAATGTCCGTTGATCGCCAGCAGCAAAACCCTAGAGACGGTGCAGGGGCTCAGGCTGGTAGTCAGCCCTCGAACCAAACCCAGCAGCTCTGGCAAAACTCTTACTAA
- the LOC111212305 gene encoding uncharacterized protein LOC111212305 isoform X6, giving the protein MSSSSKASLGGGGRKGNNDIPSGCRKIVESLKEIVNSPEAEIYAMLKECNMDPNEAVHRLLSQDPFHEVKSKKEKKKETRDIPDSRLRGANNAYNRGGRGASNRYAGRNGSSHFSSTGSGNFQGKSTDKKESGTQGYTSSWPSASGVANHHQTPHSDSVVTENKLPSAPSGDGVSSSQSASGHQTAWFGAPGKMSMADIVKMGRPQSKTTNSQQNVNMRSEINHEQEVNANHQVPVKDEWPSIEKPPAPSTSSVSVAPAESEICSGPADFQSDQHLSHRLGDIRLAENGPSENLGGEHDSVAGRNVQEDESGVSSEFNGNQYTYQTHSHRVEHHKDEDEVSSGSAELQQLTVDDQEASHEEDRPAVLIPNHLLIHTKECSQLSFGSFGSMTLSNNAEETPAVGQQVEHSDARNTEFYGDEQLGSRANGNMGHAPAAGSYDDSLESRPEVLKQENSETAQENQYAFAQSEPGYGKQQQLNTAYDDASQTNAQNQMQNLASLSNVMQGYPHSVPNNLLAQNARELDFQYAIAQSMQSRNNNNASPLGGQSIPMPEALRGSGVPATQPSQQTLPGGNMATGPALPPQQLPMHPYSQPTMPLAHFANMLGYPLMPQNYPYMPSAFPQTFAGNSLYQQQLAALLPQYKTNLSPSNLPHSATALNVGSAGNFPLNQHSTPPGTTMGYEDVLSSQYKESSHLLALQQQQQQNENSAMWHHGHGSRTMSGVPANTYYNLQAQQQLQQAQQAAGGYRQAQQQQHYGSQGYPNYYQSQTEMSVDRQQQNPRDGAGAQAGSQPSNQTQQLWQNSY; this is encoded by the exons ATGAGCAGCAGCAGCAAGGCCAGCCTCGGCGGCGGAGGGAGAAAAGGCAATAATGATATTCCGTCTGGGTGTAGAAAAATAGTAGAGAGCTTGAAGGAGATTGTAAACTCCCCTGAGGCTGAGATCTACGCTATGCTCAAAGAGTGTAATATGGATCCTAACGAAGCCGTTCATCGCCTCCTCTCTCAAG ATCCTTTTCACGAGGTAAAgagcaaaaaagaaaagaagaaagag ACAAGGGATATACCGGATTCCCGGCTGCGTGGTGCTAATAACGCATACAACCGTGGTGGTAGAGGTGCTTCTAACCGTTATGCTGGACGAAATGGATCTAGCCATTTCAGCTCTACTG GTTCTGGAAACTTCCAGGGAAAATCTACAGACAAGAAAGAGAGTGGAACCCAAGGTTACACAAGTTCTTGGCCTTCTGCCTCTGGAGTGGCAAACCACCATCAGACACCCCACAG TGATTCTGTTGTCACAGAAAACAAATTACCATCTGCTCCCTCGGGCGATGGAGTATCATCATCACAGTCTGCTTCTGGACATCAAACTGCTTGGTTCGGAGCTCCAGGAAAGATGTCTATGGCTGACATTGTGAAGATGGGTAGACCACAGAGCAAGACAACAAACTCACAGCAAAATGTCAATATGCGTTCTGAGATTAACCACGAGCAAGAAGTTAATGCAAATCACCAGGTCCCTGTCAAAGACGAATGGCCATCGATTGAAAAGCCACCGGCTCCTAGTACATCTTCTGTATCGGTAGCACCAGCAGAGTCAGAGATATGCAGTGGTCCAGCTGATTTCCAATCCGATCAGCATCTGAGTCACCGGTTAGGAGATATACGTTTAGCAGAAAATGGCCCTTCTGAGAATCTTGGAGGCGAACATGACTCGGTTGCTGGTAGAAATGTCCAAGAAGATGAGTCTGGAGTTTCGTCTGAATTTAATGGtaatcagtatacatatcagacGCATAGCCATCGTGTAGAGCACCACAAAG ATGAAGATGAGGTTTCATCTGGTTCGGCCGAGTTGCAACAACTAACCGTAGATGATCAAGAAGCCTCGCATGAAGAGGATAGACCTGCTGTTCTCATTCCAAATCATTTACTGATCCATACAAAAGAATGCTCCCAATTAAGTTTTGGAAGTTTTGGATCAATGACTTTGAGCAACAACGCAGAAGAGACTCCTGCTGTAGGTCAACAGGTCGAACATTCAGATGCTAG AAATACTGAGTTCTATGGAGATGAACAACTTGGAAGTAGAGCCAATGGAAATATGGGCCACGCACCTGCCGCTGGAAGTTATGATGATTCTTTGGAATCTAGGCCGGAGGTTCTGAAACAAGAAAACTCCGAGACTGCTCAGGAGAACCAGTACGCATTTGCTCAATCTGAGCCAGGGTATGGTAAGCAGCAGCAGCTGAATACTGCATATGATGATGCCTCACAGACAAATGCACAGAATCAGATGCAGAATCTTGCTTCATTATCGAATGTGATG CAGGGGTATCCACACTCAGTTCCCAACAATTTATTGGCACAAAATGCGAGGGAGCTTGATTTCCAATATGCTATTGCACAGTCTATGCAGTCAAGAAACAACAACAATGCTTCACCACTTGGTGGCCAAAGCATTCCCATGCCAGAG GCGCTCCGTGGCAGTGGAGTTCCGGCAACGCAGCCAAGTCAGCAAACCTTACCCGGTGGTAACATGGCAACTGGACCAGCTCTTCCTCCTCAACAGCTTCCAATGCATCCTTACTCTCAACCCACAATGCCGCTAGCACACTTTGCAAACATGCTTGGTTATCCTCTAATGCCTCAGAACTATCCATACATGCCATCAGCTTTCCCTCAAACTTTTGCTGGGAACAGCTTATACCAGCAGCAACTAGCTGCATTGCTTCCCCAGTACAAGACCAATCTCTCTCCCAGTAATTTGCCTCACTCTGCAACAGCTCTTAATGTTGGATCCGCTGGAAACTTCCCTCTTAACCAACACTCTACTCCTCCCGGTACAACGATGGGTTATGAAGATGTTCTTAGTTCTCAGTACAAAGAGAGTAGTCATCTCTTAGCACTTCAGCAGCAACAGCAGCAG AACGAAAACTCGGCAATGTGGCATCACGGTCATGGCTCTCGAACCATGTCTGGTGTTCCGGCTAACACATACTACAACCTCCAAGCacaacaacaactacaacaGGCTCAGCAAGCAGCAGGAGGGTATCGTCAAGCTCAGCAGCAACAGCATTATGGATCTCAGGGCTACCCTAATTACTATCAGTCCCAAACAGAAATGTCCGTTGATCGCCAGCAGCAAAACCCTAGAGACGGTGCAGGGGCTCAGGCTGGTAGTCAGCCCTCGAACCAAACCCAGCAGCTCTGGCAAAACTCTTACTAA